In one window of Microbacterium sp. PM5 DNA:
- the carA gene encoding glutamine-hydrolyzing carbamoyl-phosphate synthase small subunit, giving the protein MTFLLDPAVLVLEDGSRHPGRAYGARGTTLGEVVFSTGMTGYQETLTDPSYAGQIVLQTAPHIGNTGMNGEDPESRRIWVAGYIVRDPSRVVSNWRADESLDDALVRDGIVGIAGVDTRAVTRVLRSSGSMRGGVFSGEAATLDPEEQLRIVREAPQMAGQNLSAEVSVREVEVTPAAESVERLGALAVLDLGVKRATVLNLAARGFDVHVLPQSVTIDEIRAIDPVAVFYSNGPGDPAASDDHVALLRNVLDDGLPFFGICFGNQLLGRALGFGTYKLPFGHRGINQPVLDKQTGRVEITAHNHGFAVDAPLEGETLSPNGYGRVEVSHVGLNDNVVEGLRALDIPAFSVQYHPEAAGGPHDANYLFDRFADMVRSHRAAASSHVPLSAASAGSGEHQSGHRGTEVGHAQQEVGHEGEGKN; this is encoded by the coding sequence ATGACCTTCTTGCTCGACCCCGCCGTCCTCGTCCTCGAAGACGGTTCACGCCACCCCGGACGCGCGTACGGCGCGCGGGGCACCACTCTCGGCGAGGTGGTCTTCTCCACCGGGATGACCGGATACCAGGAGACCCTCACCGACCCCTCCTACGCGGGACAGATCGTCCTGCAGACCGCGCCGCACATCGGCAACACCGGCATGAACGGCGAAGACCCCGAGTCGCGCCGCATCTGGGTCGCCGGCTACATCGTGCGCGACCCCTCGCGTGTCGTGTCCAACTGGCGCGCCGACGAGTCGCTCGACGACGCGCTCGTGCGCGACGGCATCGTCGGCATCGCCGGCGTCGACACCCGCGCGGTCACGCGCGTACTGCGGTCGTCGGGTTCCATGCGCGGCGGCGTGTTCTCCGGAGAGGCCGCGACGCTCGACCCCGAGGAGCAGCTGCGCATCGTGCGGGAGGCACCGCAGATGGCGGGACAGAACCTGTCGGCTGAGGTGTCGGTCCGCGAGGTCGAGGTCACGCCCGCAGCAGAGAGCGTCGAACGCCTCGGCGCGCTCGCGGTCCTCGATCTCGGTGTCAAGCGCGCGACCGTGCTGAACCTCGCGGCCCGCGGGTTCGATGTGCACGTGCTGCCGCAGTCGGTCACGATCGACGAGATCCGCGCGATCGATCCGGTGGCGGTGTTCTACTCGAACGGTCCGGGTGACCCGGCGGCATCCGACGACCACGTCGCGCTGCTGCGCAACGTGCTCGACGACGGCCTGCCCTTCTTCGGCATCTGCTTCGGCAACCAGCTGCTCGGGCGCGCGCTCGGCTTCGGCACCTACAAGCTGCCGTTCGGACACCGCGGCATCAACCAACCGGTGCTCGACAAGCAGACCGGCCGGGTGGAGATCACCGCCCACAACCACGGCTTCGCCGTCGATGCGCCGCTGGAGGGCGAGACCCTCAGCCCGAACGGCTACGGCCGCGTCGAGGTGAGCCACGTCGGGCTCAACGACAACGTCGTGGAGGGGCTGCGCGCACTGGACATCCCGGCGTTCAGCGTGCAGTACCACCCCGAGGCCGCCGGCGGCCCGCACGACGCCAACTACCTCTTCGACCGCTTCGCCGACATGGTGCGGTCGCACCGCGCCGCGGCATCCAGCCATGTCCCACTTTCTGCTGCCTCCGCAGGCTCCGGAGAGCACCAATCGGGACATCGAGGGACAGAAGTGGGACACGCACAGCAAGAAGTGGGACACGAAGGAGAGGGCAAGAACTGA
- the carB gene encoding carbamoyl-phosphate synthase large subunit — MPKRDDIKSVLVIGSGPIVIGQACEFDYSGTQACRVLREEGVRVILVNSNPATIMTDPDFADATYIEPITPAVIETIIQKEKPDAILPTLGGQTALNAAMALHEQGILEKYDVELIGAKVDAIRKGEDRQIFKQLVLDAGADVARSVICHTMDDLLAGAAELGYPLVVRPSFTMGGLGSGFAYDEQDLRRIGGAGLRDSPTTEVLLEESILGWKEYELELMRDMADNTVVVCSIENVDPVGVHTGDSITVAPALTLTDREYQKLRDIGIDIIRAVGVDTGGCNIQFAVDPASGRIIVIEMNPRVSRSSALASKATGFPIAKLAAKLAIGYRLDEVPNDITKATPASFEPTLDYVVVKVPRFNFEKFPNADATLTTTMKSVGEAMAIGRNYTTALQKALRSLEKRGSSFHWGEEARSVEELLEIAKTPTDGRIVTLQQAMRKGASVEQAFEATKIDPWFLDQMALINEVAAFVQAAPELDAATLRLAKEHGFSDAQLAQLRGVSEAEIRGVRYGLGIRPVYKTVDTCAGEFPALTPYHYSSYDHETEVTPSERTKVVIIGSGPNRIGQGVEFDYSCVHASFALSDAGYETIMVNCNPETVSTDYDTSDRLYFEPLTLEDVLEVLHAEAQSGTILGVVCQLGGQTPLGLAKGIEEAGYTILGTSPAAIDIAEERELFSQLLDRAGLVAPRHDTAIDEAGAVAIAEEIGYPVLVRPSFVLGGRGMEIVYDTESLRDYFVRTAGEVVIEEGKPLLVDRFLDDAIELDVDALYDGHELYIGGVMEHLEEAGIHSGDSSCTLPPISLGRTEIDRVRAATHAIAEGVGVRGLLNVQFAVSAGVLYVIEANPRASRTVPFVSKALGIPLAKAASRIMAGATVAELKAEGLLPLEDGSRVPLDAPVAVKEAVLPFKRFRTADGHTVDSVLGPEMRSTGEVMGIDRDFPTAFAKSQAAAYGGMPTAGTVFLSVADDDKRAVILPAHRLQELGFRLIATEGTAEILARNGIRVGVVGKYSETQESGERNVVDLINAGEIDIVVNTPSGGIARADGYEIRAAAVAADKALFTTMAVLGAAVSALPVLREGFAVRSLQEYARDRSDALAAAEQRAAV, encoded by the coding sequence ATGCCCAAGCGCGACGACATCAAGAGCGTCCTCGTCATCGGCTCCGGCCCGATCGTGATCGGCCAAGCCTGTGAATTCGACTACTCGGGAACCCAGGCCTGCCGCGTGCTGCGCGAGGAGGGCGTGCGCGTCATCCTCGTGAACTCGAACCCGGCCACGATCATGACCGATCCCGACTTCGCGGACGCGACCTACATCGAACCCATCACGCCCGCCGTGATCGAAACGATCATCCAGAAGGAGAAGCCGGACGCGATCCTGCCGACCCTCGGCGGACAGACGGCCCTCAACGCGGCGATGGCCCTTCACGAGCAGGGGATCCTCGAAAAGTACGACGTCGAGCTCATCGGCGCCAAGGTCGACGCCATCCGCAAGGGTGAGGACCGTCAGATCTTCAAGCAGCTCGTGCTGGATGCCGGTGCCGATGTCGCCCGCAGCGTCATCTGTCACACGATGGACGACCTGCTCGCCGGCGCCGCGGAGCTCGGCTACCCCCTCGTCGTGCGGCCCTCGTTCACGATGGGCGGCCTCGGCTCGGGCTTCGCCTACGACGAGCAGGACCTTCGCCGCATCGGCGGTGCGGGCCTGCGCGACTCGCCGACCACCGAGGTGCTGCTGGAGGAGTCGATCCTCGGGTGGAAGGAGTACGAGCTCGAACTCATGCGCGACATGGCCGACAACACGGTCGTCGTCTGCTCCATCGAGAACGTCGACCCCGTCGGCGTGCACACCGGCGACTCCATCACGGTGGCGCCCGCACTGACCCTCACCGACCGCGAATACCAGAAGCTGCGCGACATCGGCATCGACATCATCCGCGCCGTGGGCGTGGACACCGGCGGCTGCAACATCCAGTTCGCCGTCGACCCGGCATCCGGTCGCATCATCGTCATCGAGATGAACCCGCGCGTCTCGCGCTCGTCGGCCCTCGCCTCCAAGGCGACCGGTTTCCCGATCGCCAAGCTCGCGGCCAAGCTCGCCATCGGCTACCGCCTCGACGAGGTGCCCAACGACATCACGAAGGCGACGCCGGCCAGCTTCGAGCCGACGCTCGACTACGTCGTCGTCAAGGTGCCGCGCTTCAACTTCGAGAAGTTCCCCAACGCCGATGCGACCCTCACGACCACCATGAAGTCGGTCGGCGAGGCCATGGCGATCGGGCGCAACTACACGACCGCGCTGCAGAAGGCGCTGCGCTCGCTCGAGAAGCGCGGATCGAGCTTCCACTGGGGCGAGGAGGCTCGATCGGTGGAGGAGCTTCTCGAGATCGCGAAGACGCCCACCGACGGCCGCATCGTCACGCTGCAGCAGGCGATGCGCAAGGGCGCGAGCGTCGAGCAGGCGTTCGAGGCCACGAAGATCGACCCGTGGTTCCTCGACCAGATGGCGCTCATCAACGAGGTCGCCGCGTTCGTGCAGGCGGCACCCGAGCTCGATGCCGCGACGCTCCGCCTCGCGAAGGAGCACGGCTTCAGTGACGCCCAGCTCGCGCAGCTGCGCGGTGTCAGTGAGGCCGAGATCCGCGGCGTGCGTTACGGCCTCGGCATCCGTCCGGTCTACAAGACGGTCGACACCTGCGCGGGGGAGTTCCCGGCGCTCACGCCGTACCACTACTCCAGCTACGACCACGAGACCGAGGTCACGCCCAGCGAGCGCACGAAGGTCGTCATCATCGGATCGGGCCCGAACCGCATCGGCCAGGGCGTCGAGTTCGACTACTCGTGCGTGCACGCCTCGTTCGCCCTGTCGGATGCCGGGTACGAGACGATCATGGTCAACTGCAATCCCGAGACCGTCTCGACCGACTACGACACGAGCGACCGGCTCTACTTCGAACCGCTGACGCTCGAGGACGTGCTCGAGGTGCTGCACGCCGAGGCCCAGTCCGGAACGATCCTGGGCGTCGTGTGCCAGCTCGGCGGCCAGACACCGCTGGGACTGGCGAAGGGCATCGAGGAGGCCGGGTACACGATCCTCGGCACCTCGCCGGCCGCGATCGACATCGCGGAGGAGCGGGAGCTGTTCTCCCAGCTGCTCGACCGCGCCGGTCTGGTCGCCCCGCGCCACGACACCGCGATCGACGAGGCCGGCGCCGTCGCGATCGCCGAGGAGATCGGCTACCCCGTGCTCGTGCGCCCCAGCTTCGTGCTCGGCGGTCGCGGCATGGAGATCGTCTACGACACCGAGAGCCTGCGCGACTACTTCGTCCGCACCGCCGGCGAGGTCGTCATCGAGGAGGGCAAACCGCTGCTGGTCGACCGCTTCCTCGACGACGCGATCGAGCTCGATGTCGATGCGCTCTACGACGGACACGAGCTCTACATCGGTGGCGTCATGGAGCATCTCGAGGAAGCCGGCATCCACTCCGGCGACTCGTCGTGCACCCTGCCGCCCATCTCGCTCGGCCGCACCGAGATCGACCGCGTCCGCGCGGCGACCCATGCGATCGCCGAAGGTGTCGGTGTCCGCGGACTGCTGAACGTGCAGTTCGCCGTCTCCGCCGGTGTCCTGTACGTCATCGAGGCGAACCCGCGGGCCTCGCGCACCGTGCCGTTCGTCTCCAAGGCGCTCGGCATTCCGCTCGCCAAGGCCGCCTCCCGCATCATGGCCGGCGCCACCGTGGCCGAGTTGAAGGCCGAAGGACTGCTTCCCCTCGAGGACGGCTCGCGGGTTCCGCTGGATGCGCCGGTCGCCGTCAAGGAGGCCGTGCTGCCGTTCAAGCGCTTCCGGACCGCCGACGGCCACACGGTCGACTCGGTCCTGGGCCCGGAGATGCGCTCCACCGGGGAGGTCATGGGCATCGACCGCGACTTCCCGACCGCGTTCGCGAAGAGTCAGGCCGCGGCCTACGGCGGCATGCCGACGGCGGGAACCGTCTTCCTCTCGGTCGCCGACGACGACAAGCGCGCCGTCATCCTGCCGGCGCACCGCCTGCAGGAGCTCGGCTTCCGCCTCATCGCGACCGAGGGCACCGCCGAGATCCTGGCTCGCAACGGCATCCGTGTCGGCGTGGTGGGCAAGTACTCCGAAACGCAGGAGTCGGGTGAACGCAACGTCGTCGATCTCATCAACGCCGGAGAGATCGACATCGTCGTGAACACGCCCTCCGGAGGCATCGCCCGCGCCGACGGATATGAGATCCGGGCAGCGGCGGTGGCGGCGGACAAAGCCCTGTTCACCACGATGGCCGTCCTCGGCGCCGCCGTCAGCGCGCTGCCGGTGCTGCGTGAGGGCTTCGCGGTGCGCAGCCTCCAGGAGTACGCCCGCGACCGGTCCGACGCCCTGGCCGCCGCCGAGCAGCGGGCGGCCGTGTGA
- the pyrF gene encoding orotidine-5'-phosphate decarboxylase: MSSSGSRRPFGSRLREAVAARGRLCVGIDPHEALLREWGLGVDAAGVREFGLRTVDAAASTVAVVKPQVSFFERFGSAGYAALEEVMAAARAAGLLVIADAKRGDIGTTMDAYAAAWLTPGSALEADALTVSPYLGVGALSTTFSYALAHQKGVFVLAATSNPEASALQSALRGTQTVAATVAAEVVAADATGAGEWASLGLVVGATVDLAARGLGAFERPVPVLAPGFGAQGAEPADLPTIFGDLAEAVIASESRSILSAGPKDLAARIAERADLYRGGSHG, translated from the coding sequence GTGAGCTCGTCCGGTTCGCGACGTCCGTTCGGTTCTCGACTTCGGGAAGCCGTCGCCGCGCGCGGACGCCTGTGTGTCGGCATCGACCCCCACGAAGCGCTCCTGCGCGAGTGGGGACTCGGTGTCGACGCCGCCGGCGTCCGCGAGTTCGGACTGCGGACGGTGGATGCCGCGGCATCCACCGTCGCCGTCGTCAAGCCTCAGGTCTCGTTCTTCGAACGGTTCGGATCGGCCGGCTACGCCGCCCTCGAGGAGGTGATGGCGGCGGCCCGCGCCGCGGGTCTGCTCGTGATCGCCGACGCCAAGCGGGGCGACATCGGCACGACCATGGACGCCTACGCGGCCGCCTGGCTCACACCGGGTTCGGCGCTCGAGGCCGATGCGCTCACCGTCAGCCCGTACCTGGGGGTGGGTGCGCTGTCCACCACGTTCTCGTACGCGCTCGCGCACCAGAAGGGGGTGTTCGTGCTCGCCGCCACCAGCAATCCCGAGGCCTCGGCACTGCAGAGCGCCCTTCGTGGCACGCAGACCGTGGCCGCCACCGTGGCCGCCGAGGTCGTCGCCGCCGATGCGACCGGCGCCGGCGAGTGGGCATCGCTCGGTCTCGTCGTCGGCGCGACGGTGGATCTTGCCGCGCGCGGGCTCGGCGCGTTCGAGCGGCCGGTGCCGGTCCTCGCGCCGGGGTTCGGCGCGCAGGGCGCCGAGCCGGCCGACCTCCCGACCATCTTCGGCGATCTCGCCGAAGCGGTCATCGCGAGCGAGAGCCGCAGCATCCTCTCGGCCGGTCCGAAGGACCTCGCCGCACGCATCGCCGAGCGTGCAGACCTGTACCGTGGAGGATCCCATGGCTGA
- the gmk gene encoding guanylate kinase, translated as MADSRTPPEVDRVAASRRAVAARRERAALKHDVAMRVITPQELLQRALDAPDAPAGAMRITEFLTALPAIGEGKRDRVLAELEIAPVKRLGGLGTRQRAALTAWLDGRFPPLQPRSGRSRLIVLAGPTAVGKGTVAAYIKDHHPEILLSVSATTRAPRPGEVDGEHYFFVDDDGFDALIADDALLEHATVHNAFRYGTPRAPIEKALAEGRTVLLEIDLQGARQVRAAAPDATLVFLTPPSWDELVNRLVGRGTEGPEERARRLKTAKVELAAQGEFDYRVVNDDVARAAAEIAALAR; from the coding sequence ATGGCTGATTCCCGCACTCCTCCCGAGGTCGACCGCGTCGCGGCATCCCGTCGCGCGGTCGCCGCCCGACGCGAGCGCGCCGCACTCAAGCACGATGTGGCGATGCGGGTCATCACGCCGCAGGAGCTGCTGCAGCGCGCGCTCGACGCTCCTGACGCACCCGCGGGCGCGATGCGGATCACGGAGTTCCTGACGGCGCTGCCGGCGATCGGCGAGGGCAAGCGCGACCGTGTGCTGGCCGAGCTGGAGATCGCGCCCGTCAAGCGGCTCGGGGGACTCGGCACGCGCCAGCGCGCAGCGCTCACGGCGTGGCTCGACGGCCGGTTCCCTCCCCTCCAGCCCCGCAGCGGCCGCAGCCGGCTCATCGTGCTGGCCGGCCCGACCGCCGTGGGCAAGGGCACCGTCGCCGCCTACATCAAGGACCATCACCCCGAGATCCTGCTGTCGGTGTCGGCGACCACGCGCGCACCGCGCCCGGGAGAGGTCGACGGCGAGCACTACTTCTTCGTGGACGATGACGGTTTCGACGCCCTCATCGCCGACGACGCCCTCCTCGAGCACGCGACGGTGCACAACGCGTTCCGCTACGGCACGCCGCGCGCGCCCATCGAGAAGGCGCTGGCGGAGGGGCGCACGGTGCTCCTGGAGATCGACCTGCAGGGTGCCCGCCAGGTGCGCGCTGCCGCTCCGGATGCCACGCTCGTGTTCCTGACGCCGCCGAGCTGGGACGAGCTGGTCAACCGTCTCGTCGGGCGCGGCACGGAAGGTCCGGAGGAGCGGGCGCGCCGCCTCAAGACGGCGAAGGTCGAGCTGGCCGCGCAAGGCGAGTTCGATTACCGCGTCGTCAACGACGACGTCGCCCGCGCCGCCGCCGAGATCGCCGCCCTCGCCCGCTGA
- the rpoZ gene encoding DNA-directed RNA polymerase subunit omega, protein MAGRDKGIIDPPIDALLDKVDSKYQLVIYASKRARQINDYYSDLHEGNLFDNVGPLVDSSVEDKPLTIALHEIHEDKLRLRAAE, encoded by the coding sequence ATGGCCGGACGTGACAAGGGCATCATCGACCCGCCCATCGACGCGCTGCTCGACAAGGTCGACTCGAAGTACCAGCTGGTTATCTACGCGTCCAAGCGCGCACGCCAGATCAACGACTACTACTCCGACCTGCACGAGGGCAACCTCTTCGACAACGTCGGCCCGCTCGTCGATTCGAGCGTGGAGGACAAGCCCCTCACGATCGCGCTGCACGAGATCCACGAGGACAAGCTGCGCCTGCGCGCGGCGGAGTGA